A portion of the Edaphobacter lichenicola genome contains these proteins:
- a CDS encoding zinc-binding metallopeptidase family protein, with protein sequence MRVTSALLFTLLFVFIVGSRAQQPAHVDGAVAEKSAWLMLSPEQKTQVFQFAEPYKAYLRQAKSAGLSTSEFLKLAKDAGFAEFSSAAQVKPGARLIMPNRDRAFVLVVVGSDPIESGVHMVATHQDSPHINLKSRPVIQAPGSIALLKTTLYGGLKKYQWSNLPLALVGRIDTVDGRHLQVNIGFAQGDPVFVIADAAPHSDKLLQSRTYADVLAGEEMNPVAGSIPGTNGSVAEQVMDTLRIKFKIRDEDLVSAELELVPATMPADVGFDKGLTGSWGQDDKALSYAAVRSILDSKGTPKKTAMAYVSNFEETGSINNTGAVSQFIDTVFTELMDAQGKGVTALQVRHAFRNTEVLSADCNDGVNPLFPQNSEDSNAAVVGYGVTIKRYGAGFDPNSEFTARIIAILDKNGFAWQTQTPKVEVGGGGTLGGFLSARNMEVLDVGIPLLSMHSPFEMSSKVDHWSIYRFFGSFYGME encoded by the coding sequence ATGCGAGTGACATCGGCGCTTCTGTTCACCCTCCTCTTTGTTTTCATTGTTGGCTCAAGAGCGCAGCAACCCGCGCATGTAGATGGCGCTGTTGCGGAGAAGTCAGCGTGGCTCATGCTTTCGCCAGAACAGAAAACGCAGGTCTTCCAATTTGCGGAGCCTTATAAGGCATATCTTCGCCAAGCGAAAAGCGCCGGTCTATCCACCTCGGAGTTCCTGAAGCTGGCCAAAGATGCTGGTTTTGCGGAGTTTTCTTCGGCAGCACAGGTGAAGCCGGGCGCAAGACTTATCATGCCGAACCGCGATCGAGCGTTCGTACTAGTTGTTGTAGGCAGCGACCCAATCGAGTCCGGTGTTCATATGGTCGCGACACATCAGGATTCTCCTCACATCAACCTGAAATCCAGGCCGGTGATTCAAGCCCCTGGATCAATTGCGCTGCTGAAGACCACTCTCTACGGCGGTCTCAAGAAATACCAGTGGTCGAACCTGCCGCTCGCATTGGTGGGCCGCATCGACACCGTCGACGGCCGACACTTGCAGGTCAACATTGGATTTGCGCAGGGAGATCCAGTGTTTGTGATCGCTGATGCAGCGCCGCATTCTGACAAGCTGCTGCAAAGTCGTACCTATGCCGATGTGCTGGCTGGGGAAGAGATGAATCCGGTCGCAGGTTCGATTCCCGGGACAAACGGCTCAGTTGCAGAGCAAGTGATGGACACGCTCCGGATCAAATTCAAAATTAGGGATGAGGATCTTGTCTCGGCGGAGCTGGAACTTGTACCGGCAACGATGCCCGCTGATGTCGGTTTTGACAAAGGGTTGACCGGCAGTTGGGGACAGGATGACAAGGCCTTGAGCTACGCAGCTGTACGCTCAATTCTCGATTCGAAAGGAACCCCAAAGAAAACCGCGATGGCTTATGTGTCGAACTTTGAAGAGACGGGTTCGATAAACAACACCGGAGCGGTATCGCAGTTCATCGATACAGTCTTCACAGAACTAATGGACGCGCAAGGCAAGGGCGTAACCGCACTGCAAGTGAGGCATGCTTTTCGCAATACTGAAGTCCTCTCGGCAGACTGCAACGACGGAGTGAACCCGCTCTTTCCTCAGAATTCAGAGGATTCGAATGCGGCGGTCGTGGGTTACGGCGTGACGATCAAGAGATACGGCGCGGGCTTCGATCCTAACTCGGAGTTCACCGCCCGCATCATTGCGATCTTAGATAAGAATGGTTTCGCGTGGCAGACGCAGACCCCGAAGGTTGAGGTGGGTGGGGGAGGAACACTCGGCGGATTTCTATCGGCTCGAAACATGGAAGTGCTGGACGTTGGTATCCCATTGCTCTCCATGCACTCCCCTTTTGAGATGAGTTCGAAAGTGGACCACTGGTCAATTTATCGATTCTTTGGCAGCTTCTACGGCATGGAGTGA
- a CDS encoding ABC transporter permease translates to MKFLRRFFIRLSNLAIGRSADHRLQEEIAEHLAFQTEENMRAGMSPAEARRQAALKLGAAQAIREHHHAEHSIPFIENLFFDLRYAVRMLLRSPGFSFIAIATMALGVGATTAIYSVIDATLLHPLPYPNAAQLVRIESDLPGVAAHDIGISVPEWRDLESSGIFQSVSVSGHGADVNLTGSAQPERLSYKHVTPNYFSVFRVDAQLGRTFDPHDATPGFNLEAVISDGLWRREFGANPNIVGKVLRLDNDVYHVVGVMPRGFRDLGSTNDEWNTEVWLGAGMAGLPFPPPLRGTRLQSRVVGRLNSGISIAAAQERLDALVNSLKKQYPAEYPAQAAWTVRLIPLGESVVGSVRQSLVLLFGAVGLVLMISCVNVANLLLARASGRGREIAVRQALGAQRTRLVRQLLTEILLLFLLGGFAGFTILFGAQRLLLRLVPESLPHLNDIAIGGGVLVFAVAVSAAAGTIFGLAPAWLMTGVDLIGTLRQEGRGSSGSPGRSRTRQILVVGELALSLVLMVAAGLLLRSFWDLFKVPPGFNPARVMAIQTWLPGPNDPNQDTYRTATQEAVLLREVLRRSRTLPGVQEAAIGDMAALPLGHSNPSQLPLIREGIETIDNQAPVIDSPIVSPEYFRLLGMPLTRGRLFNDQDLESTPQVAVINQAAARTYWPNQDPLGKRVRLHLDSRELLNAAGPAWTTIVGVIEDARTESLADAAIPQIYRSVYQHPAKALAIFLRGQLDPGTILGQERSQVQAIDPGLPVFHAETLEDVLSTSLAVRRFSMEMVAFFAATALLLAGLGIYGTISYLVNEQRREIAIRLALGAQRSTILKMVLRRGFGLAAAGAGLGVAGAFIVSHFMAGLLYGVSPNDPPTFAGVTLVLTLVALAASYIPALRAMRLDPITTLHSE, encoded by the coding sequence GTGAAATTTCTGCGACGCTTCTTCATACGTCTGTCGAATCTCGCTATAGGGCGGAGTGCAGATCACCGCCTGCAGGAAGAGATCGCCGAACATCTCGCCTTTCAAACAGAAGAGAACATGCGCGCTGGTATGTCGCCGGCCGAGGCGCGGCGGCAGGCCGCACTTAAGCTAGGCGCGGCTCAGGCGATTCGCGAACACCACCACGCTGAGCACAGCATTCCCTTCATCGAAAATCTGTTCTTCGACCTGCGGTACGCGGTTCGCATGCTTCTGAGATCTCCTGGATTCTCTTTCATTGCGATCGCCACAATGGCGTTGGGCGTTGGAGCCACCACTGCGATCTATAGCGTGATCGACGCCACGTTGCTGCACCCTTTGCCGTACCCAAACGCTGCTCAGCTGGTACGCATCGAGAGCGACCTTCCCGGCGTAGCCGCGCATGACATTGGCATCTCCGTGCCTGAGTGGAGAGACCTCGAGAGTTCCGGGATATTCCAGTCCGTGTCGGTTTCTGGTCACGGCGCAGACGTGAACCTCACCGGCAGTGCACAGCCCGAGCGTCTCAGCTACAAGCATGTTACGCCGAATTACTTTTCAGTCTTCCGCGTAGACGCGCAGTTGGGTCGCACTTTCGATCCGCACGATGCCACTCCTGGCTTCAACCTGGAGGCCGTGATCAGCGACGGGCTCTGGAGGAGGGAATTCGGAGCCAACCCAAACATTGTCGGCAAAGTTCTGCGGCTGGACAACGACGTGTATCACGTCGTGGGCGTTATGCCACGCGGCTTTCGCGATTTGGGCTCAACCAATGATGAGTGGAATACCGAAGTGTGGCTGGGAGCGGGTATGGCTGGTCTGCCGTTTCCGCCGCCGTTGCGCGGCACACGTCTGCAGAGTCGAGTGGTCGGACGCTTGAACTCCGGTATATCGATTGCTGCCGCGCAGGAGCGCCTCGATGCGCTGGTTAACTCGCTGAAAAAGCAATATCCGGCAGAGTATCCGGCACAGGCCGCATGGACCGTGCGCTTGATTCCGCTCGGCGAAAGCGTGGTCGGCAGCGTTCGTCAATCCCTCGTTCTGCTGTTCGGCGCAGTAGGATTGGTCCTCATGATCAGTTGCGTCAACGTCGCCAATCTTCTCCTCGCCAGGGCTAGCGGGCGAGGCCGTGAGATCGCGGTTCGACAGGCTCTCGGAGCACAGAGAACACGACTCGTCCGACAGCTTCTGACCGAGATATTGCTGCTCTTCCTGCTTGGCGGATTCGCTGGTTTTACCATTCTCTTCGGTGCGCAGCGGCTCTTGCTGCGGCTTGTTCCGGAGAGCCTCCCACACCTTAATGACATCGCGATTGGCGGGGGCGTGCTGGTCTTTGCTGTGGCCGTCTCCGCCGCAGCAGGAACCATCTTCGGGCTTGCTCCGGCTTGGCTTATGACCGGTGTGGATTTGATCGGTACGCTTCGGCAGGAAGGGCGTGGCTCCAGCGGCTCCCCCGGACGCTCGCGCACACGCCAGATTCTCGTCGTCGGCGAATTGGCGCTCTCCCTGGTGCTCATGGTCGCCGCGGGGCTTCTGCTGCGCAGTTTTTGGGACTTGTTCAAGGTGCCGCCTGGTTTCAATCCTGCCCGCGTTATGGCCATTCAAACCTGGCTTCCGGGACCTAACGATCCCAATCAGGATACCTACCGGACTGCGACGCAGGAAGCGGTCTTGCTGCGCGAGGTTCTGCGTCGCAGCCGAACCCTACCCGGCGTACAGGAAGCTGCTATCGGCGACATGGCCGCTCTCCCCCTGGGCCACAGCAATCCCAGCCAGCTGCCATTGATCCGCGAGGGTATCGAGACGATAGACAATCAGGCTCCTGTGATCGATAGTCCCATCGTTTCTCCCGAATACTTCCGCCTGTTGGGTATGCCGCTGACGCGCGGACGCCTTTTCAACGACCAGGACCTCGAGAGTACGCCTCAGGTTGCGGTAATCAATCAGGCCGCGGCTCGCACCTACTGGCCAAATCAGGATCCGCTTGGCAAACGTGTCCGCTTGCACCTGGATAGCCGCGAGCTGTTGAACGCTGCTGGGCCGGCTTGGACCACGATCGTCGGCGTGATTGAAGATGCCCGTACGGAATCGTTGGCGGACGCGGCAATTCCCCAAATCTACCGCAGCGTATACCAGCACCCAGCCAAGGCTCTGGCTATCTTTCTTCGCGGACAACTCGATCCCGGCACCATCCTCGGACAAGAGCGAAGCCAGGTTCAAGCGATTGATCCAGGACTTCCCGTCTTCCATGCGGAGACCCTGGAGGACGTGCTCTCCACCTCGCTTGCCGTCAGGCGATTCTCGATGGAAATGGTGGCTTTTTTTGCGGCGACTGCCTTGCTGTTAGCCGGGCTTGGAATCTACGGGACTATCTCATATCTTGTGAACGAACAAAGACGTGAGATCGCCATTCGCCTTGCGCTCGGAGCTCAGAGGAGCACGATCCTCAAGATGGTTCTGCGCCGAGGATTCGGTCTGGCCGCTGCGGGCGCGGGGCTGGGTGTGGCCGGAGCGTTTATAGTCTCTCACTTTATGGCCGGACTGCTTTACGGCGTGTCACCTAACGATCCGCCCACCTTCGCAGGCGTCACCCTTGTGCTTACCCTTGTCGCGCTCGCCGCCAGCTATATCCCGGCGCTCCGCGCCATGCGCCTCGATCCAATCACGACACTCCACTCCGAATGA
- a CDS encoding PadR family transcriptional regulator, translating into MKEKPDVLQGTLALMVLKTLDVLGPQHGWGIARRIEQISGDLLAVNQGTLYPLLLKLEHEGSIASEWGASENNRRARFYRLTAAGRKQLQAETRDWEQTAAIIARFFNVRAEDLT; encoded by the coding sequence ATGAAGGAAAAGCCCGACGTTTTGCAAGGAACCCTCGCGCTGATGGTCCTCAAGACACTCGATGTCTTGGGACCACAGCACGGCTGGGGAATCGCGCGGCGCATCGAGCAGATCAGCGGAGACCTTTTGGCTGTCAATCAGGGCACGCTGTATCCTCTTCTGCTCAAACTCGAGCATGAAGGCTCAATCGCCTCCGAGTGGGGCGCATCGGAGAACAACCGCCGCGCGCGTTTCTACCGGCTTACCGCGGCCGGCCGCAAGCAACTCCAAGCAGAAACTCGCGACTGGGAGCAGACTGCGGCTATCATCGCTCGCTTCTTCAACGTCAGGGCGGAGGATCTAACGTGA
- a CDS encoding rhodanese-like domain-containing protein, which yields MQLEIDEHLVDSANGTSAQSGAILKTPEELINIVSLFASSSVWIDRVRLRAEGRWYERLYYGPDYDIWVISWLPGQSTGFHDHGESSGAFVVVTGALEEHRPAEGAALAVPPGKSRAFGPDYAHDVRNVSLAPAISIHAYSPPLSEMNEYELDGSRLLPREPVSWNAETLNQERIVQSRELRDRPYPLNIEQVLSAARARLHRLSATEAYEAAAKRNAVLVDIRPDAQRAIEGSIPGASIVERNVLEWRFDPTSSARLPIAKDHDLEVILICSEGYTSSLAAAALQDIGLWRATDVVGGFHAWRAASLPIVPASKTS from the coding sequence ATGCAACTCGAAATAGATGAGCACCTTGTGGATAGCGCTAACGGAACATCAGCGCAATCAGGAGCAATTTTGAAGACGCCTGAGGAACTCATCAACATCGTCTCGCTATTCGCATCGTCGAGTGTATGGATAGATCGGGTCCGGTTGCGGGCCGAAGGCCGTTGGTATGAACGGCTGTACTACGGTCCGGACTACGACATTTGGGTCATCAGCTGGTTGCCAGGACAATCCACCGGCTTCCACGACCACGGTGAGTCCTCGGGGGCCTTCGTTGTTGTGACTGGTGCCCTTGAAGAGCATCGTCCTGCTGAAGGAGCCGCCTTGGCGGTACCTCCGGGCAAGTCGCGTGCATTTGGCCCCGATTATGCGCACGACGTCCGTAATGTCTCACTCGCACCAGCCATTAGTATTCATGCGTATTCTCCTCCACTCAGCGAGATGAATGAATACGAGTTAGATGGCAGCCGACTTCTTCCGCGTGAACCCGTGTCTTGGAACGCCGAGACTCTCAATCAGGAGCGGATAGTGCAGAGCCGAGAACTTCGAGACCGCCCCTATCCCTTAAACATAGAGCAGGTGCTTTCAGCAGCACGTGCGCGACTGCATCGACTATCTGCGACTGAAGCTTATGAGGCTGCGGCGAAAAGAAATGCAGTACTTGTCGATATTCGTCCGGACGCTCAGCGCGCGATCGAGGGCAGTATTCCGGGCGCGTCGATTGTCGAACGTAACGTGCTAGAGTGGCGGTTCGACCCGACATCGAGCGCGCGCCTGCCGATCGCGAAGGATCATGACCTCGAGGTCATCCTCATCTGCTCCGAAGGCTATACCTCAAGCCTCGCTGCTGCAGCTCTGCAGGATATTGGGCTCTGGCGCGCAACGGACGTTGTTGGTGGGTTTCATGCGTGGCGGGCGGCAAGTTTGCCGATTGTACCGGCGAGCAAGACTTCCTAG
- a CDS encoding cellulase family glycosylhydrolase, translating to MKQRHILVVPFMLSVLFVACTFGANASGDGSAKWSEAKANDWYEKQPWLVGANYIPSNAINELEMFQAATFDPAINDRELGLAESIGMNTARVFLQDQLWEQDPAGFKDRLNTFLGIAAKHHIRPLLVLFDSCWETNPHLGPQHPPIPGIHNSGWVQSPGKERLLNLADEPKLRSYVVGVVGAFANDDRILGWDIWNEPDNRGGDKMEDVPAKVKRVNELLPKAFAWARSMHPTQPLTSGLWTGNWSDPAKESATTRIQLEESDVISFHNYDWPEKFTERIKELQVYHRPLLCTEYMARGAGSTFDGSLPIAKKYNVAAINWGLVAGKTQTYLPWDSWERPYVLLQPTIWFHEVFRKDGTPYREHEVTLIRELTGRGTPLNTR from the coding sequence ATGAAGCAGCGACATATCCTCGTAGTTCCTTTCATGTTGTCCGTGCTTTTCGTAGCCTGTACTTTCGGTGCAAACGCATCGGGCGATGGCAGCGCCAAGTGGTCGGAAGCCAAAGCCAACGACTGGTACGAGAAGCAGCCCTGGCTCGTCGGCGCCAACTATATCCCGTCGAATGCGATCAATGAACTTGAGATGTTCCAGGCAGCTACCTTTGATCCCGCGATCAACGATCGTGAGTTGGGTCTCGCAGAGTCGATCGGCATGAACACCGCACGAGTCTTTCTTCAGGACCAGCTATGGGAGCAGGATCCCGCCGGCTTCAAGGATCGACTCAACACCTTTCTTGGCATTGCCGCGAAACATCACATTCGTCCGCTGCTGGTATTGTTCGACTCGTGTTGGGAGACGAATCCTCATCTTGGGCCGCAGCACCCACCGATTCCAGGCATTCATAACTCGGGTTGGGTGCAAAGCCCTGGCAAGGAGCGTCTGCTCAATCTGGCGGACGAACCGAAGCTGCGGTCCTACGTCGTAGGGGTGGTCGGCGCCTTCGCAAACGATGATCGCATTCTAGGTTGGGATATCTGGAACGAACCTGACAATCGTGGCGGAGACAAGATGGAAGATGTTCCTGCGAAGGTGAAGCGTGTCAATGAACTTCTTCCTAAAGCATTTGCATGGGCTCGTTCCATGCATCCAACGCAACCGCTGACCAGTGGCCTATGGACAGGGAACTGGTCCGACCCCGCGAAGGAGAGCGCGACGACCAGGATCCAGTTAGAGGAGTCAGACGTGATCTCCTTTCACAACTATGACTGGCCGGAGAAATTCACCGAACGAATAAAAGAGCTACAGGTATATCACCGCCCACTGTTATGCACGGAGTATATGGCGCGAGGTGCAGGCTCGACCTTCGACGGGTCCCTTCCAATCGCAAAAAAATACAACGTTGCCGCAATCAACTGGGGCTTGGTAGCCGGCAAAACTCAAACCTACTTGCCGTGGGATTCATGGGAGAGACCATACGTGCTTCTTCAGCCTACAATCTGGTTTCACGAGGTCTTTCGCAAGGACGGCACACCTTATCGCGAGCATGAAGTAACGCTGATACGGGAGCTCACCGGGCGGGGAACTCCGCTCAACACCCGATAA
- a CDS encoding metal-sensitive transcriptional regulator yields the protein MAIKKSNFIDGAADETSCISIANESGQKAIGVDAEIKASNLRRLRRIEGQVRGLQRMVEGDRYCADILTQVSSVQEALRSVARALMRNHLTHCATHAIKSGSPDEKQAMYDELLEMIYKNAR from the coding sequence ATGGCCATCAAGAAAAGTAACTTCATTGACGGTGCCGCCGATGAAACTTCGTGCATCTCAATAGCAAATGAGTCTGGGCAGAAGGCGATCGGGGTTGATGCTGAAATTAAGGCATCCAATCTCAGACGCCTGCGGCGGATTGAGGGTCAGGTTCGTGGTCTTCAACGGATGGTTGAAGGCGATCGCTACTGTGCAGACATTCTTACCCAAGTGTCTTCGGTACAAGAGGCGCTGCGGTCAGTTGCTCGAGCGCTGATGCGAAATCACCTGACTCACTGCGCGACTCACGCGATTAAAAGCGGATCACCAGATGAGAAGCAGGCGATGTACGACGAGCTGTTAGAGATGATCTACAAGAACGCACGATAA
- the bshB1 gene encoding bacillithiol biosynthesis deacetylase BshB1 → MADDQQNQLENGESPVDILVFGAHPDDVEWGAGGTILKFRASGTSFGIVDLTRGEMGSRGTTEERDKEAKDASAWMGARFRENLGLPDCGVFDSVENRKEVASIIRRWRPKLVLAPFWTDRHPDHAAAGNLIRNAAIYCTLKKSSDPNPPHKPSVYLYYLLHHFTHPSMVVDISDVYQSKLELLRIHASQFAKTAAGFGVLAHGMNDYLFGLESRDRFFGSLIGAHHGEAFVSEVPLKLGNIIDLLSLR, encoded by the coding sequence ATGGCAGACGATCAACAGAATCAACTCGAAAATGGTGAGAGCCCGGTAGACATTCTGGTCTTCGGTGCGCATCCTGACGATGTGGAATGGGGCGCAGGGGGAACAATATTAAAATTCCGGGCAAGTGGTACTTCGTTCGGCATCGTAGATCTCACTCGAGGTGAAATGGGATCTCGAGGTACGACCGAGGAACGTGATAAAGAAGCGAAGGACGCCTCCGCCTGGATGGGTGCTCGATTTCGTGAAAACCTTGGTCTACCCGATTGCGGCGTCTTCGACTCCGTTGAGAATCGAAAGGAAGTTGCGAGCATCATCCGGAGATGGCGCCCAAAGCTCGTGTTGGCACCCTTCTGGACGGACCGGCACCCGGACCATGCAGCGGCCGGAAACCTCATTCGGAATGCTGCTATTTATTGCACGCTGAAGAAGTCGAGTGACCCGAACCCACCACATAAACCTTCAGTTTATCTGTATTACCTTTTGCACCACTTCACTCACCCAAGCATGGTCGTCGATATCTCCGACGTTTATCAAAGTAAACTTGAATTACTTCGTATCCACGCCTCGCAATTTGCAAAAACAGCTGCGGGCTTCGGAGTCTTGGCTCATGGGATGAACGACTATTTATTTGGTCTAGAATCTCGTGACCGGTTCTTCGGCTCGCTAATTGGTGCCCATCACGGAGAAGCATTTGTCAGTGAGGTGCCATTGAAGCTAGGTAACATTATTGATCTTCTGTCACTTCGCTAA